The Geitlerinema sp. PCC 9228 region TTGTAAATTCTTCCTTATGGACTCTACAACTGCTATTTTGATTTCCATTTCGGGTTTGCTTGTCCTGCTTACGGGTGTGGCTATCTATACTGCTTTTGGTCCTCCTTCTAAAGATTTAGCC contains the following coding sequences:
- the psbN gene encoding photosystem II reaction center protein PsbN gives rise to the protein MDSTTAILISISGLLVLLTGVAIYTAFGPPSKDLADPFEEHED